AAGCTCCGGGATTGCGGCCCAGTCGCTGGAATACGTGCTGACGTACAAAGGACGCTACAGCGAACCTAAAGAGTACGAAGACATCATCATCCGGGCCAATGCCGAAGGGGAAAGCATCCACCTGAAAGACATTGCCAAAGTAGAATTGGGTAGTGAATTCTTCGATATTTATTCGAACCTGGACGGTCAGGCTTCGGCCGCCATCGTGTTGCGGCAGAACTACGGTAGTAATGCCAGTGACGTGATCAAGGAGGTAAAAGAAAAGCTGGCGGTTATGAAAGCCTCGTTCCCTCCGGGCGTGGATTACAAAATTAGTTACGACGTGTCGCAGTTCCTGGATGCGTCCATCGAGCAGGTCATTCATACGTTGCGCGACGCCTTTATCCTGGTGGCGCTGGTGGTGTTCATCTTCCTGGGTGACTGGCGGTCGACCTTGATTCCGATCATCGCGGTTCCGGTCTCCCTGATTGGGGCGTTTTTCGTAATTCAGGCGTTTGGTCTGTCCATTAACCTGATTACGCTGTTTGCGCTGGTACTGGCCATTGGTATTGTGGTCGATGACGCCATTGTGGTGGTGGAAGCCGTGCACGCCAAGATGGAGGAAGAGCCGCATCTAACCCCGTTTAATGCCGTTAAGAAAGTGCTTGGTGAGATTAGCGGGGCCATCATCGCCATCACGGCCGTTATGGTGTCTGTGTTCCTGCCCATTTCGTTTATGTCGGGGCCGGTGGGTACGTTCTACCGCCAGTTCTCGATTACGATGGCCAGCTCCATTGTGATTTCGGCCCTGATCGCCCTGACGCTGACGCCGGTGTTGTGCGCCATGCTGCTGAAAAATCACCACGGACACGCCCGGAAGAAAAACTTGTTATCCAGGGGGCTCGATAGCTTCAACCGGGGCTTCGACAAAATGACCGGACGGTATGTGGGTCTTTTGCAATTGATTGTCAACCGGCGGGTTTTAACGTGGGCAATTCTAGCGGCTTTCGGTTTCGGTATTTTCTACGCGAATAAAATTCTGCCCGCTGGTTTTATCCCGAACGAAGACCAGAGCACGATTTACGCCATTATCCAGACGCCCCCGGGTTCTACACTGGAAAAAACCAACGAGGTTTCGCAGCGGCTGCAGAAAATCTGCGAGGAAGTTCCGGGAATCGAATCGGTATCTTCACTGGCCGGTTACGAGATCATGACCGAAGGCCGGGGTTCCAACGCCGGTACCTGTCTGATCAACCTCAAACCGTGGTCGGAGCGTGATCATAACGTGAAGGAAATCATGGAAGAGCTGGAGGAGAAATCGAGAGGTCTGGGCGCCACCGTCGAATTCTTCGAACCACCCGCCATCCCCGGCTTTGGTACGTCCGGCGGTTTTTCGATGCGTTTGCTGGACAAAAACACCGATACCGACTACAGCGAGTTCGACAAGGTCAACAAGGAATTTATGGATAACCTGGGCAAGCGGAAAGAGCTAACCGGTCTGTTCACCTTCTTTGCCGCAAACTATCCGCAGTACGAACTGGAAATTGACAACAAGCTGGCCATGCAGAAGGGCGTCTCGATCGGGAAAGCGATGGATAACCTGAACATCATGATCGGGAGTACCTACGAACAAGGGTTTATCAAGTTCAACCAGTTCTTCAAGGTTTACGTGCAATCAGACCCCAGTTTCCGGCGGCTTCCCTCCGATTTGCTCAATCTGTTTGTGAAAAATGAAGCGGGGGAAATGGTGCCTTACTCGGCTTTCATGACGCTGAAAAAAGG
This Larkinella insperata DNA region includes the following protein-coding sequences:
- a CDS encoding efflux RND transporter permease subunit: MFNKFIRRPVFAIVISVMIVFIGVLAIKSLPISQFPDIAPTTVNIFIAYPGASADVLVKSTLITLEQAINGVQDMRYIATDATSAGEATLRIIFEPGTDPNDAVIRVKTRVDQVMPLLPELVQREGVIITPIQPSMLMYVNLYSKDKSIDEKFLFNYATVKMIPEIQRTKGVARAQILGSRRYAMRVWLNPDRMRAYNISTEEVMKALGEQSIIGRPGRLGQSSGIAAQSLEYVLTYKGRYSEPKEYEDIIIRANAEGESIHLKDIAKVELGSEFFDIYSNLDGQASAAIVLRQNYGSNASDVIKEVKEKLAVMKASFPPGVDYKISYDVSQFLDASIEQVIHTLRDAFILVALVVFIFLGDWRSTLIPIIAVPVSLIGAFFVIQAFGLSINLITLFALVLAIGIVVDDAIVVVEAVHAKMEEEPHLTPFNAVKKVLGEISGAIIAITAVMVSVFLPISFMSGPVGTFYRQFSITMASSIVISALIALTLTPVLCAMLLKNHHGHARKKNLLSRGLDSFNRGFDKMTGRYVGLLQLIVNRRVLTWAILAAFGFGIFYANKILPAGFIPNEDQSTIYAIIQTPPGSTLEKTNEVSQRLQKICEEVPGIESVSSLAGYEIMTEGRGSNAGTCLINLKPWSERDHNVKEIMEELEEKSRGLGATVEFFEPPAIPGFGTSGGFSMRLLDKNTDTDYSEFDKVNKEFMDNLGKRKELTGLFTFFAANYPQYELEIDNKLAMQKGVSIGKAMDNLNIMIGSTYEQGFIKFNQFFKVYVQSDPSFRRLPSDLLNLFVKNEAGEMVPYSAFMTLKKGQGPNEITRFNLYNSAAIQGLPAKGYTTAEAIQAIREVAAKTLPKGYDIAFEGLSYDESIRGNESLYVFLIVVAFVYMVLAAQYESFIIPLAVLFSLPVGIFGSFLTLKLMGLENNIYAQIGLIMLVGLLGKNAVLIVEFAVQKRQQGETILRAAIEGAKVRFRPILMTSFAFVAGLIPLIIATGAGAIGNRTIGASALGGMLFGTLFGVIIIPGLYYIFGNLADGRKLIKDEEADPLSENFVHTVDTFPQPEASEINEQ